From a region of the Rhipicephalus microplus isolate Deutch F79 chromosome X, USDA_Rmic, whole genome shotgun sequence genome:
- the LOC119185832 gene encoding large ribosomal subunit protein uL13m-like has product MGALSNFKRVQQWETFTPRWLFYDTRWQNPFQSAKMISDVLQGEHKLICSPTSDCRDHVVVMNCSEIAMPWYEWKYRMYFHDTRIAGGRSWTPAWQVQDKDATKVLWKAVYRALPGDLNRQIRMARLHLFPDDKVPREIMDNISGQLRQLRRAPVWVD; this is encoded by the coding sequence ATGGGTGCGTTATCTAATTTTAAACGGGTGCAACAGTGGGAAACGTTTACACCCCGCTGGCTCTTTTACGACACACGATGGCAGAACCCATTCCAGTCCGCCAAGATGATCTCCGATGTGTTGCAGGGTGAACACAAGCTGATATGTTCTCCCACAAGCGACTGCAGGGACCACGTTGTGGTGATGAACTGCAGCGAAATCGCCATGCCTTGGTACGAGTGGAAGTACCGCATGTATTTCCACGACACACGGATTGCTGGCGGGCGCTCCTGGACACCAGCATGGCAAGTGCAGGACAAGGACGCGACAAAGGTTCTTTGGAAGGCTGTGTACAGGGCACTGCCAGGCGACCTGAACAGGCAAATCCGGATGGCCAGGTTGCACCTGTTCCCAGACGACAAGGTGCCTCGCGAAATCATGGACAACATCTCGGGTCAACTGAGGCAGCTCCGGCGTGCACCTGTGTGGGTCGATTGA